TTCTCTGCTCCATGATCAGTGCATGAGATGGCCGGCCTGATCaggtttcttttcttcctcctccttgtccTGCTCGCGAGGGCCGTGGTCGGAGaaaacgccgccgccgccgcgaacgAGCGGCCGCGGCACGACGGGGAGTTCGACGTGCGGGCGAGGAAGTGGTGGCCGCGGTTCCCGCCGGCGGAGGGCCTCGTCAGGGGCAGCGAGCGGAGGGTGCCCAACTCCTCCGACCCGCTCCACAACCGTTGATGATCGGTCGATTCAGTTTACAGTGTTTTTCTTCCCGTGTCGTCTGATTTTGCAGCAGCTTCTGCCTAGATGCAGATGCAGATGAAGGTCCGATCGAAGTTGGAGATGCGTATACAGATGTATAGCTGGTTTTGGTTTTTGTCCATGGCTTGGTTCCCATCGGTTCCAATGTTTTGTAATGAGAAATTGATCGGCATTTCGCCGGGCTGTGTATACACATTTGACATTTTCTTGTTAGCTGGATTACAGTTACCTGAAGTGAGATcatttctgcaaaaaaaatggcatAAATTGGTATGTCAGACTGCGGTCCCGCTTGTCAGCCTCCGCCTCGACGCCTTCCTAGTCCCGGCCTCCGTTGCGTCAAAACATCGAACAGCTTGCGCGCACGCGCCGCCCACCAGTTCAGTGATCCGCCGCAACCGTCCAATGTCCGGCgtcgccctcgccgtcgccgacgcgGTGTGGGAGCAGGTCAAGGCCGCGGGTCACGCCTCCGACGAGCACCTGTCCATGTAAGTAAAACCAaaccacggcgccgcccgtcTCGCTCGGTTATTGCTCATGCCGGCCTCACTCTCTCGAGTCCGACCTTGACCGGTTCCGGCGTGCAGCCTCGAGCACCTGTTTGGAAAGAACATGCTGCGGGCCTGCAAGATCCTCGACGAGGGCGGCGTCCGCCGCGTCACCGGGGTGCCTAGCGGCCGCTCGCTCTTCCTGGTCAGCTCCCGTACCTTTCGCACCCCCCAGATGTTTGTGTTTTTGCCGAACTAGCGAGCGATAGGTTGACGATGGgattgtatttttgttttgccgCTGCAGGTGATGGGGGAGTCCAAGAGGAAGGAGGAGTACATCTGCTTCCCGGAGCACCTCTGCACCTGCTACTCCTTCTTCTATGACATCGTCGGCCGGGGGGAGCAGCTCTGTGTAAGTGCTGTTACTGCGTTTGGCCAGAATATTCATTGAGGCATGTCGAAATTCTCGAACAAgcaaaaggagggagtatatttagGAATCCAAAAGAGGCATTATCCGGTTACAGTTGCAATTGTAAGCTCGTGGCTGCCGAAAATcctattttgatttttgtattcatgtttttttttcagtgcaAGCACCAAATAGCAGCGCGGCTTGCGGAGGCTGTAGGAAAACACCAGGAAATGGAGGTGACTGATGAGGAGCTCGCTCACATGCTTGCTAAGCTCTGAATGTATTGTTTGAGGATTTCACTGATGCACGTAATGTTTTTGAATGTCTGTCTTTTAAGGGGTTCCCtcacaaatactccctccggtccaaattaattgtcgcAGCTTTGGTCACATTTGGTCTGTTTAGGTTCgctcattttgaaaaaaagctGCGATCAGAGGGTATTCTTAAAAGACCGAGCTCAGCATA
This is a stretch of genomic DNA from Brachypodium distachyon strain Bd21 chromosome 1, Brachypodium_distachyon_v3.0, whole genome shotgun sequence. It encodes these proteins:
- the LOC100835280 gene encoding zinc finger SWIM domain-containing protein 7: MSGVALAVADAVWEQVKAAGHASDEHLSILEHLFGKNMLRACKILDEGGVRRVTGVPSGRSLFLVMGESKRKEEYICFPEHLCTCYSFFYDIVGRGEQLCCKHQIAARLAEAVGKHQEMEVTDEELAHMLAKL